A stretch of Prionailurus bengalensis isolate Pbe53 chromosome E4, Fcat_Pben_1.1_paternal_pri, whole genome shotgun sequence DNA encodes these proteins:
- the ZBTB37 gene encoding zinc finger and BTB domain-containing protein 37: MEKGGNIQLEIPDFSNSVLSHLNQLRMQGRLCDIVVNVQGQAFRAHKVVLAASSPYFRDHMSLNEMSTVSISVIKNPTVFEQLLSFCYTGRICLQLADIISYLTAASFLQMQHIIDKCTQILEGIHFKINVAEVEAELSQTRTKHPERPPESHRVTPNLNRSLSPRHNTAKGNRRGQVSAVLDIRELSPPEESTSPQIIEPSSDVESREPILRINRAGQWYVETGVADRGARSDDEVRVLGAVHIKTENLEEWLGTENQPSGEDGSSAEEVTAMVIDTTGHGSVGQENYTLGSSGAKVARPTSSEIDRFSPSGSVVPLTERHRARSESPGRMDEPKQPSSQVEESAMMGVSGYVEYLREQEVSERWFRYNPRLTCIYCAKSFNQKGSLDRHMRLHMGITPFVCRMCGKKYTRKDQLEYHIRKHTGNKPFHCHVCGKSFPFQAILNQHFRKNHPGCIPLEGPHSISPETTVTSRGQAEEESPSQEETVAPGETAQGSVSTTGPD; the protein is encoded by the exons ATGGAGAAAGGTGGGAACATACAACTGGAGATCCCTGACTTCAGCAACTCTGTCCTGAGCCATCTAAACCAGCTGCGCATGCAGGGCCGTCTCTGTGATATTGTGGTCAACGTGCAGGGACAGGCTTTTCGGGCTCACAAAGTGGTCCTGGCTGCCAGTTCACCCTATTTCCGGGATCACATGTCCTTGAATGAGATGAGTACTGTCTCCATTTCAGTCATCAAGAACCCTACTGTTTTTGAGCAGCTCCTTTCTTTCTGTTATACTGGGCGGATATGCCTGCAACTGGCAGATATCATCAGCTACCTGACAGCTGCCAGTTTTCTGCAGATGCAGCATATTATAGACAAATGTACACAGATCCTGGAGGGGATTCACTTCAAAATTAATGTGGCAGAGGTTGAAGCAGAATTAAGTCAAACGAGGACAAAGCATCCAGAAAGGCCTCCGGAGTCTCACAGGGTAACACCGAATCTCAACCGTTCCCTTAGCCCACGACATAATACTGCAAAGGGAAACCGGCGAGGTCAGGTTAGTGCTGTGTTGGATATCAGGGAGCTCAGTCCTCCTGAGGAGTCCACCAGCCCTCAGATAATTGAACCGAGTTCTGATGTAGAGAGCCGGGAGCCCATTCTTCGAATCAACCGAGCAGGACAGTGGTACGTGGAGACGGGAGTAGCAGACCGGGGGGCCCGGAGTGATGATGAAGTTAGAGTTCTTGGGGCAGTACACATCAAAACGGAAAACCTGGAGGAGTGGCTTGGGACTGAGAATCAGCCTTCCGGAGAAGACGGGAGTAGCGCCGAGGAAGTCACAGCCATGGTGATTGACACCACCGGCCATGGTTCTGTGGGGCAGGAAAATTACACTCTGGGATCTTCAGGAGCCAAGGTGGCTCGGCCAACAAGCAGTGAAATTGACAG ATTTAGCCCCTCCGGCAGTGTTGTTCCCTTGACGGAGAGACACAGAGCCAGAAGTGAGTCTCCTGGGAGAATGGATGAGCCTAAGCAGCCCAGCTCCCAG GTAGAAGAGTCCGCAATGATGGGAGTAAGTGGCTATGTGGAGTATCTCCGAGAGCAAGAAGTATCTGAGCGGTGGTTCCGGTACAACCCCCGTCTCACCTGCATCTACTGCGCCAAATCTTTCAATCAGAAGGGGAGCCTGGACCGCCACATGCGCCTGCACATGGGAATCACGCCATTCGTCTGCCGCATGTGTGGCAAGAAGTACACCCGGAAGGATCAGCTGGAGTATCATATCCGCAAGCACACAGGCAACAAGCCCTTCCACTGTCACGTATGTGGCAAAAGCTTCCCCTTCCAGGCCATCTTGAATCAGCACTTTCGCAAAAACCACCCTGGCTGTATTCCCCTGGAGGGGCCTCACAGCATCTCCCCTGAAACAACTGTCACATCTCGAGGACAAGCTGAGGAAGAGTCACCTTCACAAGAGGAGACAGTTGCTCCTGGGGAAACTGCCCAGGGCTCTGTGTCCACCACTGGGCCAGATTGA